The Daucus carota subsp. sativus chromosome 2, DH1 v3.0, whole genome shotgun sequence genome includes a window with the following:
- the LOC108206170 gene encoding uncharacterized protein LOC108206170 gives MDQELSEKRGVGDGVDLGLGKGLVSNEMVENSGVFDDRVAVEMTREMRVVEEKGCENRDLVDHDGKVKGVDDGKCPSCVIDVKTGESSDVEWVCRICHLSSEQSLETTSTSTQNERELIQLGCGCKDELGAAHSYCAEAWFKLKGNRLCEICGQTAKNITGIADNRFMEEWNNRILSGYGIRSSERNGGCWRGQPFCNFLMACLVIAFVLPWFFRVNMF, from the exons ATGGATCAAGAATTGAGTGAAAAGAGAGGAGTTGGTGATGGAGTGGATTTGGGTTTAGGTAAGGGTTTAGTTAGTAATGAAATGGTAGAGAATTCAGGGGTTTTCGATGATCGGGTTGCGGTGGAGATGACAAGGGAAATGAGAGTTGTGGAGGAGAAGGGGTGTGAGAATAGGGATTTGGTTGATCATGATGGTAAGGTGAAGGGTGTGGATGATGGTAAGTGTCCGTCGTGTGTGATTGATGTGAAGACTGGGGAAAGCTCGGATGTGGAATGGGTTTGTAGGATATGTCATTTGAGTTCTGAGCAATCGCTTGAGACTACGAGTACTAGTACTCAAAATGAGAGGGAGTTGATTCAGCTTGGTTGTGGTTGTAAAGATGAGCTTGGGGCTGCACACTCTTATTGCGCAGAGGCCTGGTTTAAGCTGAAAGGAAATAG GTTGTGCGAAATATGTGGTCAGACTGCAAAAAATATCACAGGCATCGCCGATAACAGATTTATGGAGGAATGGAACAATAGAATATTAAGTGGTTATGGTATCCGCTCATCTGAAAGGAATGGAGGTTGTTGGAGAGGCCAGCCATTCTGTAACTTCCTAATGGCATGCTTGGTAATAGCCTTCGTTCTACCTTGGTTTTTCCGCGTAAATATGTTTTAG
- the LOC108205948 gene encoding uncharacterized protein LOC108205948, whose translation MRKGKSEGIELLSMYADDDEDDVDEPHHQPHLNDAVSPLQNDAQTVKDQGFNHESSTGSENVGAREGAPPNLSENLTPVGVTTTPRGVEVEISRKERLTIVDYGHDEAALSPEAEEGEMEGTGRVMFGADLHMLNGEYSEQVTLGTVRGLTPSTHATPQSSGQHDDSQPEAMDYTATALVDVPENVEICPKEPEDAALDAFLPPLPKAKCSDELQEKIVKFLTLRKTTGRSYNAEVRNRKEYRNPDFLLHAVTYQDIDQIGTCFSKDVFDPHGYDKSDFYDEIEADMKREMERKEQEKKKSQKIEYISGGTQGGTLPTPKVNLPVPGVSSGSGGGLLSVPAAVDSVVREGRPNKKSKWDKVDGDRRNPLPTGGADPLSATLLSAANAGTGYSAFAQQRRREAEVRKSGDRKLERRT comes from the exons ATGAGGAAAGGGAAATCCGAAGGCATCGAGCTTCTCTCTATGTACGCTGACGACGACGAAGACGACGTCGATGAACCACATCACCAACCTCACCTCAATGACGCCGTTTCGCCCCTACAGAACGACGCTCAAACTGTTAAAGATCAAGGCTTCAATCATGAATCATCGACCGGTAGCGAAAATGTCGGAGCTCGAGAGGGAGCTCCTCCGAATTTATCGGAGAATTTGACTCCGGTTGGTGTAACGACGACACCGCGAGGAGTTGAGGTGGAGATTAGTAGAAAGGAGAGGTTGACGATTGTCGATTACGGTCACGATGAGGCTGCATTGTCGCCTGAAGCTGAG GAAGGAGAGATGGAAGGAACTGGTCGTGTTATGTTCGGAGCTGACCTTCACATGTTAAATG GTGAGTATTCAGAGCAAGTAACACTAGGAACTGTGCGGGGCTTGACTCCAAGTACTCACGCAACTCCTCAATCATCTGGACAACATGATGATTCGCAGCCTGAGGCGATGGATTACACTGCAACTGCATTAGTGGATGTTCCGGAAAATGTTGAAATTTGTCCTAAAGAGCCTGAAGATGCTGCTTTGGATGCATTCCTTCCACCACTACCGAAGGCCAAATGCTCTGACGAACTGCAA gaaaaaattgtgaaattccTTACACTGAGGAAGACAACTGGAAGAAGCTATAATGCGGAAGTTCGTAACAGAAAGGAATATCGTAATCCTGATTTCTTGCTGCATGCAGTGACATATCAAGATATTGATCAGATAGGAACATGCTTCAGTAAAGATGTATTCGATCCTCATGGATATGACAAAAGTGACTTCTATGATGAAATAG AGGCTGATATGAAGCGTGAGATGGAGAGGAAAGAGCAAGAGAAAAAGAAGAGtcagaaaattgaatatatttctGGAGGAACACAAGGCGGAACACTTCCGACACCAAAAGTTAACTTGCCTGTTCCAG GTGTATCATCTGGGTCAGGAGGTGGGTTGCTTTCAGTTCCTGCTGCAGTTGATTCTGTAGTGCGGGAGGGTAGGCCTAACAAGAAGTCAAAGTGGGACAAg GTTGATGGTGATAGAAGGAATCCTTTGCCAACTGGAGGGGCGGATCCTCTGTCTGCAACACTTCTATCTGCTGCTAATGCTGGTACCGGATATTCTGCATTTGC GCAACAAAGACGGCGTGAGGCAGAGGTGAGAAAGTCCGGCGACAGGAAATTAGAGAGGAGAACTTGA